A single genomic interval of Bradyrhizobium japonicum USDA 6 harbors:
- a CDS encoding ammonium transporter, translating to MTFKRPYGAGLAALAVGMFAATAAYAEPTVNKGDNAWMLTSTVLVLLMTIPGLALFYGGLVRSKNMLSVLMQVFYTVCVVTVIWAVYGYSLAFTGGSDFIGGFSKAFMMGVTTDSKAATFSVDANISELIYMCFQMTFAAITPALIVGAFAERMKFAAIALFIPLWVTLIYFPIAHMVWYWPGPDAIQDAAKALAAAGDAAAKTAAQAKLDEINADAGWIFKKGAIDFAGGTVVHINAGIAGLVGALLIGKRVGYGKELMAPHSLTMSMIGASLLWVGWFGFNAGSNLEANGGAALAMTNSFVATAAAALSWMFAEWIVKGHPSVLGVISGAVAGLVAVTPAAGFAGVMGAIVLGLVVGVVCLFFCTVVKNALGYDDSLDVFGVHCIGGIVGALGTGILVNPALGGAGIIDYTAIPPKVADYDFAAQMTSQLWGVCTTLVWSGIGSAILYKVVDVIVGLRANVETEREGLDITEHTERAYNM from the coding sequence ATGACGTTTAAGCGTCCCTATGGCGCGGGATTAGCGGCTCTCGCAGTCGGCATGTTCGCTGCGACCGCAGCCTACGCCGAGCCAACGGTCAACAAGGGAGACAACGCCTGGATGCTGACATCGACAGTGCTCGTGCTGTTGATGACCATCCCCGGCCTCGCGCTGTTCTACGGCGGCCTCGTCCGTTCCAAGAACATGCTCTCGGTGCTGATGCAGGTGTTCTACACCGTCTGCGTCGTCACCGTGATCTGGGCCGTGTACGGCTACAGCCTCGCCTTCACTGGCGGCTCCGACTTCATCGGCGGCTTCTCCAAGGCCTTCATGATGGGCGTCACCACCGACTCGAAGGCCGCGACCTTCTCGGTCGACGCCAACATCTCGGAGCTCATCTATATGTGCTTCCAGATGACCTTCGCGGCGATCACGCCCGCCCTCATCGTCGGCGCCTTCGCCGAGCGCATGAAGTTCGCGGCCATCGCTCTCTTCATCCCGCTCTGGGTCACGCTGATCTACTTCCCGATCGCGCACATGGTCTGGTACTGGCCCGGCCCGGACGCGATCCAGGACGCTGCCAAGGCTCTGGCTGCTGCGGGTGACGCAGCTGCGAAGACCGCGGCGCAGGCCAAGCTCGACGAGATCAACGCCGACGCCGGCTGGATCTTCAAGAAGGGCGCGATCGACTTCGCTGGCGGCACCGTGGTGCACATCAACGCCGGCATCGCAGGTCTCGTCGGCGCTCTGCTGATCGGCAAGCGCGTCGGCTACGGCAAGGAGCTGATGGCTCCGCACTCGCTGACCATGTCGATGATCGGCGCCTCGCTGCTCTGGGTCGGCTGGTTCGGCTTCAACGCCGGCTCCAACCTCGAAGCCAACGGCGGCGCAGCCCTCGCCATGACCAACTCCTTCGTCGCCACCGCAGCCGCCGCGCTGTCGTGGATGTTCGCGGAGTGGATCGTGAAGGGTCACCCGTCGGTGCTCGGCGTCATCTCCGGCGCTGTCGCGGGCCTCGTGGCCGTCACGCCTGCCGCCGGCTTCGCCGGCGTGATGGGTGCGATCGTCCTCGGTCTCGTGGTCGGCGTGGTCTGCCTGTTCTTCTGCACCGTGGTGAAGAATGCGCTCGGCTACGATGACAGCCTCGATGTGTTCGGCGTGCACTGCATCGGCGGCATCGTCGGCGCCCTCGGCACCGGCATCCTCGTCAATCCGGCGCTGGGTGGTGCGGGCATCATCGACTACACCGCGATCCCGCCGAAGGTTGCCGATTACGACTTCGCGGCGCAGATGACCTCCCAGCTCTGGGGCGTCTGCACCACGCTGGTGTGGTCGGGCATCGGTTCGGCGATCCTCTACAAGGTCGTCGATGTGATCGTTGGCCTCCGCGCCAATGTCGAGACCGAGCGTGAAGGCCTCGACATCACCGAGCACACCGAGCGCGCCTACAACATGTAA
- a CDS encoding crotonase/enoyl-CoA hydratase family protein translates to MENRVRLTIENGVAHLRLNRPDKMNALDSAMFDAIIAAGAQLDTRKDLRAVVLSGEGRAFCAGLDLDRLLATANGDPLLPSIDLTRRTHGIANYAQHLVWLWRELPVPVIAAVHGVAFGGGFQLALGADLRYLAPGTRLGVIEAKWGLVPDMCGTQLMRHLARDDVVRELTYSGRVFSAEEALAYGFATRLTEDPVSTALATAQEIASRSPDAVRAAKRLLNLSATSNAATGLAAETAEQAALLGAPNHIEAVRSNLENRAPRWSQA, encoded by the coding sequence ATGGAAAATCGGGTTCGACTGACCATCGAGAACGGCGTGGCTCATCTCCGGCTGAACCGTCCGGACAAGATGAATGCGCTCGACTCCGCGATGTTCGATGCGATCATCGCAGCAGGCGCGCAGCTTGACACGCGCAAGGACCTCCGCGCCGTCGTTCTCTCCGGCGAAGGGCGTGCGTTCTGTGCAGGCCTCGACCTCGACCGCCTTCTCGCCACTGCGAACGGCGATCCGCTGCTCCCGTCCATTGACCTGACGCGCCGGACACACGGTATCGCGAACTACGCCCAGCATCTCGTCTGGCTCTGGCGTGAGCTGCCGGTGCCGGTGATCGCAGCGGTGCACGGCGTTGCCTTCGGTGGCGGCTTCCAGCTCGCGCTGGGGGCTGATCTCCGCTATCTCGCGCCCGGAACAAGGCTAGGAGTCATCGAGGCCAAATGGGGCCTCGTGCCCGACATGTGCGGCACCCAGCTGATGCGCCACCTCGCGCGCGACGATGTCGTGCGCGAGCTGACCTATTCCGGCCGCGTCTTTTCAGCGGAAGAAGCGCTTGCCTATGGCTTTGCGACGCGGCTCACCGAGGATCCTGTGTCGACTGCGCTCGCCACGGCGCAGGAGATCGCGAGTCGCAGCCCCGATGCCGTCCGCGCGGCCAAGCGCCTGTTGAACCTGTCGGCGACCTCCAATGCGGCGACCGGTCTCGCCGCGGAAACCGCCGAACAGGCGGCACTGCTCGGCGCGCCCAATCACATCGAGGCCGTCAGAAGCAACCTTGAGAACCGCGCACCGCGATGGAGCCAGGCATGA
- a CDS encoding ammonium transporter, with protein sequence MAGLLRRAAVMAAPLGFVTFVAAPASAAGSEINTADTAWMIVATALVLMMTIPGLALFYSGMVRKKNVLATMAQSLAAVTMISILWVAFGYSLCFVGDGPWIGTLDRWFLAGMTMDSVNPAAKTIPEALFMLYQMTFAIITVALVAGSVADRMRFSAYLVFSVAWFIFVYIPLAHWVWGGGFLASMGVLDFAGGLVVHLSAGTAGLVAAKVMGRRHGYGTENLSPFDLSLAVMGTGLLWVGWFGFNGGSAGAANSRAVLAIIATHLAACSGALTWGAIEWSTRRKPSVLGMISGAVAGLGTITPASGFVAPWHGIVIGIVAGAVCYWACTWLKHRFNYDDSLDVFGVHGIGGLTGTLLAGVFATSAIGGTAGLIEGHPQQLLIQLYGVAVTFVWAAGVSFVLLKLVALFVPLRVSREHELEGLDISQHGEALQ encoded by the coding sequence ATGGCGGGATTGTTGCGCCGCGCAGCTGTTATGGCTGCGCCGCTGGGATTTGTGACGTTCGTTGCGGCGCCCGCATCCGCCGCGGGCTCCGAGATCAACACCGCCGACACCGCCTGGATGATCGTCGCCACCGCGCTGGTGCTGATGATGACGATCCCCGGCTTGGCGCTGTTCTATTCCGGCATGGTGCGCAAGAAGAACGTGCTCGCCACCATGGCGCAGAGCCTCGCCGCGGTGACGATGATCTCGATCCTCTGGGTGGCGTTCGGCTATTCGCTCTGCTTCGTCGGCGACGGGCCGTGGATCGGAACGCTCGATCGCTGGTTCCTCGCGGGCATGACGATGGACAGCGTCAACCCGGCGGCGAAGACGATCCCGGAAGCGCTGTTCATGCTGTACCAGATGACCTTTGCCATCATCACGGTGGCGCTGGTCGCGGGCTCGGTCGCCGACAGGATGCGATTCTCCGCCTATCTGGTGTTCTCGGTCGCCTGGTTCATCTTCGTCTACATTCCGCTGGCGCATTGGGTGTGGGGCGGCGGCTTCCTCGCCAGCATGGGCGTGCTGGATTTCGCCGGCGGCCTCGTCGTGCATCTGTCGGCCGGCACCGCCGGCCTCGTCGCCGCCAAGGTGATGGGCCGCCGCCACGGCTACGGCACCGAAAATCTCTCGCCGTTCGATCTGTCGCTCGCGGTGATGGGCACCGGCCTGTTGTGGGTCGGCTGGTTCGGCTTCAACGGCGGCTCGGCGGGCGCGGCCAATTCGCGCGCGGTGCTGGCGATCATCGCGACGCATCTCGCGGCCTGCTCCGGCGCGCTGACCTGGGGCGCGATCGAATGGTCGACCCGGCGCAAGCCGTCGGTGCTCGGCATGATCTCCGGCGCGGTCGCCGGGCTCGGCACGATCACGCCGGCCTCGGGCTTCGTTGCGCCATGGCATGGCATCGTCATCGGCATCGTCGCCGGCGCGGTCTGCTACTGGGCCTGCACCTGGCTGAAGCACCGCTTCAACTATGACGATTCCCTCGACGTGTTCGGCGTCCACGGCATCGGCGGCCTGACCGGCACGCTGCTGGCCGGCGTGTTCGCGACCAGCGCGATCGGCGGCACCGCCGGCCTGATCGAGGGGCATCCGCAGCAATTGCTGATCCAGCTCTACGGCGTCGCCGTCACCTTCGTCTGGGCAGCCGGCGTGAGTTTCGTCCTGCTCAAGCTGGTCGCGCTGTTCGTGCCCTTGCGTGTATCCCGTGAGCACGAGCTCGAGGGGCTCGATATCTCGCAGCACGGCGAAGCGCTTCAGTAA
- the tesB gene encoding acyl-CoA thioesterase II produces the protein MSKSLIDLISILDLEQLEVNLFRGNSPKTSWQRVFGGQVIGQAMVAACRTVEGRLPHSLHCYFILPGDPQIPIIYQVERLRDGKSYSTRRVTAIQHGNAIFSIMVSFHTDEESAFDHQDKMPDVPPPEKLTAEEVAKQPMFKEMPEFIRRYYESDRPIELRPVELSRYFGEKIDDGRIHVWIRTAAKLPDDPALHMCALAYASDFSLLDAIMARYGRTLFDKRMMPASLDHAMWFHRPFRADEWLLYAQDSPNARGGRGFTRGSIFRPDGTLVASVAQEGSVRERKS, from the coding sequence ATGTCCAAAAGCCTGATCGACCTGATCTCGATTCTCGACCTCGAACAGCTCGAGGTGAATCTGTTCCGCGGCAACAGCCCGAAGACGAGCTGGCAGCGGGTGTTCGGCGGCCAAGTGATCGGGCAGGCGATGGTTGCGGCCTGCCGCACGGTCGAGGGCCGGCTGCCGCATTCGCTGCATTGCTATTTCATCCTGCCGGGCGATCCGCAGATCCCGATCATCTACCAGGTCGAGCGCCTGCGCGACGGCAAGAGCTATTCGACCCGCCGCGTCACTGCGATCCAGCACGGCAACGCGATCTTCTCGATCATGGTGTCGTTCCACACCGACGAGGAGAGCGCGTTCGATCATCAGGACAAGATGCCCGACGTGCCGCCGCCGGAAAAGCTCACGGCGGAGGAGGTGGCGAAGCAGCCGATGTTCAAGGAGATGCCGGAGTTCATCCGCCGCTACTACGAGTCCGATCGTCCGATCGAGCTGCGCCCGGTCGAGCTCAGCCGTTATTTCGGCGAGAAGATCGACGACGGCCGCATTCACGTCTGGATCAGGACCGCGGCGAAGTTGCCCGACGATCCGGCGCTGCACATGTGCGCGCTCGCCTATGCCTCGGACTTTTCGCTGCTCGACGCGATCATGGCGCGCTACGGCCGCACGCTGTTCGACAAGCGCATGATGCCGGCGAGCCTCGACCACGCGATGTGGTTTCACCGCCCGTTCCGCGCCGACGAATGGCTGCTTTACGCGCAGGATTCGCCGAACGCACGAGGCGGCCGCGGCTTCACCCGCGGCTCGATCTTCAGGCCGGACGGTACGCTGGTGGCCTCCGTCGCGCAGGAAGGTTCTGTGCGCGAGCGCAAGTCCTAG
- a CDS encoding GFA family protein: protein MRLEGGCYCGEVRYVAEGDPMMQAQCHCRECQYISGGAPNTFIAMPVAGFSYITGQPKQFTRKDLERAVTREFCAECGTHLVTKVPGLPAAILKVGTLDEPKQFHPQMAIYTCDKQEFHAIPAGLATFEKLPGH, encoded by the coding sequence ATGCGTTTGGAAGGCGGATGTTATTGCGGCGAAGTGCGCTACGTGGCCGAAGGCGATCCGATGATGCAGGCCCAGTGTCATTGCCGCGAGTGCCAGTACATCTCGGGCGGCGCGCCCAACACCTTCATCGCGATGCCGGTGGCCGGCTTCAGCTACATCACCGGGCAGCCCAAGCAGTTCACGCGCAAGGACCTCGAACGCGCGGTCACGCGCGAATTCTGCGCCGAATGCGGCACCCATCTGGTGACCAAGGTTCCGGGCCTGCCCGCGGCGATCCTGAAGGTCGGCACGCTGGACGAGCCAAAGCAGTTCCATCCGCAGATGGCGATCTACACCTGCGACAAGCAGGAGTTCCACGCGATCCCCGCAGGGCTGGCGACGTTCGAGAAGCTGCCGGGGCACTGA
- a CDS encoding P-II family nitrogen regulator, translating to MKIVMAIIKPFKLEEVRDALTAIGVHGLTVTEVKGYGRQKGHTEIYRGAEYAVSFLPKIKIEVAVASDQVDKTIDAITSAAKTGQIGDGKIFVINLDHAVRIRTGEADAAAL from the coding sequence ATGAAAATTGTTATGGCGATTATCAAGCCATTCAAGCTGGAAGAAGTCCGTGACGCCCTGACCGCCATCGGCGTTCACGGTCTCACGGTGACGGAAGTCAAGGGATATGGCCGCCAGAAAGGCCATACGGAAATCTACCGCGGCGCTGAATATGCCGTGAGCTTCCTGCCCAAGATCAAGATCGAGGTCGCTGTCGCCTCCGACCAGGTCGACAAGACCATCGACGCCATCACGTCCGCCGCGAAAACCGGGCAGATCGGCGACGGCAAGATCTTCGTCATCAACCTCGACCATGCGGTTCGCATCCGCACCGGCGAGGCCGATGCCGCGGCCCTTTGA
- a CDS encoding DUF4339 domain-containing protein produces the protein MASWFYASEGKQQGPYPEGQFRDLVAQGVVRPDTLVWSEGMAGWQKAAEIPGLIGGGGAPPMMPAGGPPMMGSGGYAGAGYAGGGGSGGALSVDFGILEFTWRSIVMLIGMCFIIPVPWVFVWYTKWIVSCVKVPGRPNLSFTGNAMTLVPWFFGFIVLAIAIGVIGSALLSNLLLIAQIALYWLLIKWMVANLASNGQPLGLSFSGSVWAYIGWNLLFAISIITIIGWAWVAAAQMRWFCRSIEGTRREIVFKGSGLGILWRGIVAAILSSFIIPIPWVYRWIMNWFASQTELAPRGSLGA, from the coding sequence ATGGCGAGTTGGTTCTACGCATCCGAGGGCAAGCAACAGGGGCCCTATCCGGAAGGGCAATTCCGCGACCTGGTCGCGCAGGGAGTTGTGCGCCCGGACACGCTGGTGTGGTCCGAGGGCATGGCCGGCTGGCAGAAGGCCGCCGAAATCCCAGGCCTGATCGGCGGCGGCGGTGCGCCCCCGATGATGCCGGCTGGTGGTCCGCCGATGATGGGCTCCGGTGGTTACGCTGGCGCCGGCTACGCTGGTGGCGGCGGCAGCGGCGGAGCGCTGTCGGTCGATTTCGGCATCCTCGAGTTCACCTGGCGCAGCATCGTGATGCTGATCGGCATGTGCTTCATCATTCCGGTGCCGTGGGTGTTCGTCTGGTACACGAAATGGATCGTGTCCTGCGTGAAGGTGCCCGGCCGGCCCAATCTCAGCTTCACCGGCAATGCGATGACGCTGGTGCCCTGGTTCTTCGGCTTCATCGTCCTGGCAATCGCGATCGGCGTCATCGGCAGTGCGCTGCTCAGCAATCTGCTGTTGATCGCGCAGATCGCGCTCTACTGGCTGCTGATCAAATGGATGGTCGCGAACCTCGCCTCCAACGGGCAGCCGCTGGGCTTGAGCTTCTCCGGCTCGGTCTGGGCCTATATCGGCTGGAACCTGCTGTTCGCGATCTCGATCATCACGATCATCGGCTGGGCCTGGGTCGCCGCGGCTCAGATGCGCTGGTTCTGCCGCAGCATCGAAGGCACGCGCCGCGAGATCGTGTTCAAGGGCAGCGGTCTCGGCATTCTCTGGCGCGGCATCGTCGCCGCGATCCTGTCCAGCTTCATCATCCCGATCCCGTGGGTGTATCGCTGGATCATGAACTGGTTCGCATCGCAGACCGAGCTCGCTCCGCGCGGGTCGCTCGGAGCTTGA
- a CDS encoding P-II family nitrogen regulator translates to MKLVVAIIKPFKLDEVRQALTAIGVHGMTVTEVKGYGRQKGHTEIYRGAEYVVNFLPKLRIEIAVASDVADKAVAVITATARTGQIGDGKIFVTPIDHALRIRTGETDSDAL, encoded by the coding sequence ATGAAACTCGTCGTCGCGATCATCAAACCCTTCAAGCTCGATGAAGTCCGCCAGGCGCTGACCGCGATCGGCGTCCACGGCATGACCGTGACCGAGGTGAAAGGCTACGGCCGCCAGAAGGGTCATACCGAGATCTATCGTGGCGCGGAATATGTCGTGAACTTCCTGCCGAAGCTGCGGATCGAGATCGCGGTCGCCTCCGACGTCGCCGACAAGGCAGTCGCCGTGATCACCGCGACGGCGCGCACCGGACAGATCGGCGACGGCAAGATCTTCGTCACGCCGATCGACCACGCGCTGCGCATCCGCACCGGCGAAACCGACAGCGACGCGCTTTAA
- a CDS encoding SRPBCC family protein, producing MSDAAKPDRPDEALVLEYELDAPPAKVWRAVTIPALRERWLPDCDLAGAEPESTIAGEEVRYRLRDSEPPFRESHVIFRIEPNEDGGTRFRIIQQACEERTKLPQPANTNCCLMLAA from the coding sequence ATGAGCGACGCCGCGAAGCCTGATCGTCCCGACGAAGCCCTGGTACTTGAATATGAACTCGATGCGCCCCCGGCAAAGGTCTGGCGCGCCGTGACCATTCCGGCCTTGCGCGAGCGCTGGTTGCCGGATTGCGACCTTGCAGGCGCCGAGCCTGAATCAACGATCGCCGGCGAAGAGGTGCGCTACCGGCTTCGCGATTCAGAGCCGCCGTTTCGCGAGAGCCACGTCATCTTCCGGATCGAGCCGAACGAGGACGGCGGCACCCGCTTCCGCATCATCCAGCAAGCCTGCGAAGAGCGAACAAAGCTGCCGCAGCCGGCCAATACCAATTGCTGCCTAATGCTGGCGGCCTAA
- a CDS encoding PaaI family thioesterase — translation MSETHGFDPQTLHAVNASAAFNRSVGFEVAAAGRGEVTIRMSWRDDLTQYSGHLHAGLIAALLDTACGFAAATLVGPVTASHFSMNCLRPAIGTYFVAKGTTLRAGHRQVFARAELFAADQRDDLALVATGETVLVPTGEPRKADGS, via the coding sequence ATGAGTGAGACCCATGGATTCGACCCGCAAACGCTCCACGCGGTCAACGCCTCCGCGGCGTTCAACCGCTCCGTGGGCTTCGAAGTCGCTGCGGCCGGCAGAGGCGAGGTGACCATCCGCATGAGCTGGCGCGACGACCTCACCCAATATTCCGGACATCTGCACGCCGGTCTGATTGCGGCCCTGCTCGACACCGCCTGTGGCTTCGCCGCTGCGACGCTCGTGGGTCCGGTCACTGCGTCGCATTTCTCGATGAATTGCCTGAGACCGGCGATCGGCACTTATTTCGTCGCGAAGGGAACGACGCTCCGCGCCGGGCACAGGCAGGTGTTTGCCCGCGCCGAGCTTTTCGCGGCCGATCAGCGAGATGATCTGGCTCTCGTCGCGACCGGTGAAACTGTGCTCGTTCCCACAGGTGAGCCGCGCAAGGCTGACGGGAGCTGA
- a CDS encoding ArsR/SmtB family transcription factor: MIEADIFKALADPTRRKVFEKLAGGSLNASALRDGLEISQPAMSQHLSVLRAAGLVREQRQGRFVNYEVDPDGIVAIGTWLARYRAYWPKRMEALADLLKDMDQ; this comes from the coding sequence ATGATCGAAGCCGACATCTTCAAGGCACTGGCCGACCCGACGCGCCGAAAGGTCTTTGAGAAGCTCGCCGGCGGAAGCCTGAATGCCAGCGCCTTGCGCGACGGTTTGGAGATCAGCCAGCCGGCGATGTCGCAGCATCTTTCGGTGCTGCGCGCGGCAGGCCTCGTGCGCGAACAGCGGCAGGGCCGCTTCGTGAACTACGAAGTCGACCCGGACGGAATCGTGGCCATCGGCACATGGCTCGCGCGCTACCGTGCCTACTGGCCGAAGCGCATGGAAGCACTCGCCGATCTCCTCAAGGACATGGATCAATAA
- a CDS encoding Trm112 family protein, translating to MNAPTERPETSVDPKLLEILVCPLTKGPLEFDSAKQELISRSAKLAYPIRDGIPIMLPEEARKID from the coding sequence ATGAACGCGCCCACCGAACGCCCCGAAACCAGCGTCGATCCCAAATTGCTGGAAATCCTGGTCTGCCCGCTGACCAAGGGTCCGCTGGAGTTCGACTCCGCGAAGCAGGAGCTGATCTCGCGCAGCGCCAAGCTCGCCTACCCGATCCGCGACGGCATCCCGATCATGCTGCCGGAAGAGGCGCGCAAGATCGATTGA
- a CDS encoding TetR/AcrR family transcriptional regulator, with protein MTEQLTADDWIKEGLKALAKNGFTALRADPLAKAMGVSRGSFYWHFADLGAFHAAILKRWREIAAEQIIADVEATSDEPLKALLRRSFGARLDLERAVRNWAAFDAAAQGAVRAIDRRRIDYIETLLATRGLAPATAQARAQVLYWTFLGFALSGAPVPAARLQGLLDEILTMVSA; from the coding sequence ATGACCGAACAGCTTACCGCCGACGACTGGATCAAGGAGGGGCTGAAGGCGCTCGCCAAAAACGGCTTCACGGCCTTGAGGGCCGATCCGCTGGCGAAAGCCATGGGCGTTTCGCGCGGCAGCTTCTACTGGCATTTCGCCGATCTCGGCGCGTTCCACGCAGCCATCCTGAAGCGCTGGCGCGAGATCGCGGCCGAGCAGATCATCGCGGACGTCGAGGCCACCAGTGACGAGCCGCTCAAGGCGCTGCTGCGGCGATCCTTCGGCGCGCGGCTCGACCTGGAGCGCGCCGTGCGCAACTGGGCGGCGTTCGATGCGGCCGCGCAGGGCGCGGTGCGCGCAATCGACCGCCGCAGGATCGACTATATCGAGACGCTGCTTGCGACGCGGGGGCTCGCGCCGGCAACGGCGCAGGCCCGCGCGCAGGTCCTGTACTGGACGTTTCTCGGTTTTGCCTTGTCGGGCGCGCCGGTGCCGGCGGCACGGCTCCAGGGACTGCTGGACGAGATCCTGACGATGGTGTCCGCCTGA
- a CDS encoding ubiquinone biosynthesis hydroxylase yields MPVQGSIVIGGGAFAGLALALALRQGLGPEIPVIVADPALATRPSRDPRATAIVAACRRLFEAIGAWDAVRGEAQPILDMVVTDSKLEDATRPVFLNFAGDVAPGEPFAHMVENRRLIDALVVRAEAEGVDLRATTVASYDARPEGVDVTLGDGSVIAASLLVAADGARSKLRERAGIVTHGWEYDQSGIVVTVGHERDHDGRAEEHFLPAGPFAILPLSGKRSSLVWTERRSEAARIIALSDEEFHGELERRFGLHLGEIKALDKPRAFPLSYFVARSFIAERLALVGDSAHVIHPIAGQGLNMGLKDVAALAEVVVDAARLGMDLGGADVLERYQRWRRFDTMAMGVATNSLNFLFSNQSTLLRTVRDIGLGLVDRAPPLKNLFIRQAAGLTGEIPRLLKGEAL; encoded by the coding sequence ATGCCGGTACAGGGTAGCATTGTCATTGGTGGCGGCGCGTTTGCCGGCCTCGCGCTGGCCCTGGCGTTGCGCCAGGGGCTCGGGCCCGAGATTCCCGTCATCGTCGCCGACCCCGCGCTCGCGACCCGTCCGAGCCGCGACCCGCGCGCGACCGCGATCGTGGCCGCCTGCCGCCGCCTGTTCGAGGCCATCGGCGCCTGGGACGCCGTCAGGGGCGAGGCGCAGCCGATCCTCGACATGGTCGTCACCGATTCAAAGCTGGAAGACGCCACCCGTCCGGTTTTTCTGAACTTTGCCGGCGATGTCGCGCCCGGCGAGCCGTTTGCGCACATGGTCGAGAACCGCCGCCTGATCGACGCGCTGGTGGTGCGGGCCGAGGCCGAGGGCGTCGATCTCCGCGCCACGACGGTCGCGTCCTATGACGCGCGCCCGGAAGGCGTCGACGTGACGCTCGGCGACGGCAGCGTGATTGCGGCAAGCCTGCTGGTCGCCGCCGACGGCGCGCGGTCGAAACTGCGCGAGCGAGCCGGCATCGTCACCCATGGCTGGGAGTACGATCAATCCGGCATCGTCGTCACCGTCGGCCATGAGCGCGATCACGATGGCCGCGCCGAAGAGCATTTCCTGCCGGCGGGTCCCTTCGCCATCCTGCCGCTCTCAGGAAAACGATCATCGCTGGTGTGGACCGAGCGCCGCAGCGAGGCCGCGCGCATCATCGCGTTGAGCGACGAGGAGTTCCACGGCGAGCTCGAGCGCCGGTTCGGCCTGCATCTCGGCGAGATCAAGGCGCTCGACAAGCCGCGCGCGTTCCCGCTGTCCTATTTCGTGGCGCGCTCCTTCATCGCCGAGCGGCTCGCGCTGGTCGGCGATTCCGCGCATGTCATCCACCCGATCGCGGGCCAGGGCCTCAACATGGGGCTGAAGGATGTCGCAGCACTTGCCGAGGTCGTGGTCGATGCCGCGCGGCTCGGCATGGATCTCGGCGGCGCCGACGTGCTCGAACGCTACCAGCGCTGGCGCCGCTTCGACACCATGGCGATGGGCGTTGCCACCAACTCGCTGAACTTCCTGTTCTCCAACCAGTCGACGCTGCTGCGCACGGTGCGCGACATCGGCCTCGGCCTCGTCGACCGCGCCCCGCCACTGAAGAACCTCTTCATCCGCCAGGCCGCCGGTTTGACCGGTGAGATCCCGCGGTTGCTGAAGGGCGAGGCGTTGTAG
- a CDS encoding ATP-dependent Clp protease proteolytic subunit, producing the protein MRDMLQLVPMVVEQSARGERSFDIYSRLLRERIIFLNGEVNDAMSGLVCAQLLFLEAENPNRPINLYINSYGGVVTSGLAMYDTMQFIKAPVHTLCMGTARSMGSFLLMAGEPGHRAALPNASLHVHQPLGGFQGQASDILIHANEMQETKRRITRLYAQHCGRTEPEVERTLDRDHFMTAQQGVEWGLIDRVFAEREAA; encoded by the coding sequence ATGCGCGACATGCTTCAGCTCGTCCCTATGGTCGTCGAACAATCCGCCCGCGGCGAGCGATCCTTCGACATCTATTCGCGGCTCCTGCGCGAACGCATCATCTTCCTCAACGGCGAGGTCAATGATGCGATGTCCGGACTGGTCTGCGCGCAATTGTTGTTCCTGGAGGCGGAGAATCCGAACAGGCCGATCAATCTCTACATCAACTCCTATGGCGGCGTGGTTACCTCTGGTCTCGCCATGTACGACACCATGCAGTTCATCAAGGCGCCGGTTCATACGCTGTGCATGGGCACCGCACGCTCGATGGGCTCGTTCCTGCTGATGGCCGGCGAGCCTGGTCACCGCGCCGCGCTGCCCAATGCGAGCCTTCACGTGCATCAGCCGCTCGGCGGCTTCCAGGGCCAGGCGTCCGACATCCTGATCCATGCCAACGAAATGCAGGAGACCAAGCGGCGCATCACCCGGCTCTACGCCCAGCATTGCGGGCGCACCGAGCCGGAGGTGGAACGGACCCTGGACCGCGACCACTTCATGACCGCGCAGCAGGGGGTCGAATGGGGATTGATCGACCGGGTCTTTGCGGAGCGCGAGGCCGCCTGA